From Acipenser ruthenus chromosome 36, fAciRut3.2 maternal haplotype, whole genome shotgun sequence:
ATTCAGCAGCACTATGGGGATCCCTCTCGGTTTTCAGCAGCCGCTTATTTTTAGGGGTGAAACTGAGTTcatgatcaaatcaacccccttAGTCAAGTCGACCAGAGGTTTTGGCCAATGCCTTTATCAGTTTGTATAAGGAACGAGTCCCACAGTCAAGGGGTCCAGTATGCTGTAAGTTCATGTGTCTGTTTCAGTGTCCTCATTGTTAGTCTCTTCCTAAGCTCACCTGGGCAGGAAGCTGTGGAAGACGCCCTCTACTGGCACCATGTCCTCGGAGGACCTGGAGGAGAAGGAGGCGGGGTCACAGTATGATGGAGGTGAGTCTCTGCTCCAATCACAGTCTGCAGCGGAGGCCTGATGGACACACCCGCTTACCACTTCACGCACCCCTTTCAGAAGCTTGAGGCTCCAAAATGAATTCCTTCCCTCTTCAGAGCTGTGGTTTTAAATTTATCTAGAGAATCACTTGTCCAATTTTGATGATACTTGCTAAAGACAGGAGCATAAATGGCTGATCTTTTTAGAGATGAAATGTGTCACATTTCTGTACATATGTCTAGAGAACTGTTAacactactttaggttaaagtaAGCTCTCAGTCGTAATCTTGgcttatctgtttgcacttctgggtcaaagcatgttactggctgaaagcatgtcagtcagtaggggaagcagctgattggttattgacaggaaagaagccagggaaggggtggagacaatttcactctccaggagaAATATCCCAGGATGTACAAGACAGTcagaaagcaaggcttgcaaacagttCTCTTAACCCAGTGTAGCACCAGACATCATgttctgaaataaaaacacatgtatgCTGTaagatgtgtttctttcaaaagtgctgTAACGTGAATAGCTGTGCCTGGACGAGACATTTTCTGCAAGTATTTTGTGACTATCAGAATAGGGAGGTATCGGTCTTACGAGGAGGTCCTTGCATTGCGTTTGGTTTGAACAGAGGATATTCACTGGCCAAGCAAGCAATGTGAAgagggctttattattattattattattattattattattattattattattattattattattattattattattattaataatgtgtgTTGCTTCTTGTTCTTTTCAGAATCAGGGGATAATTACGGTACTCTTGGAAGCCGCTTGAAGAAGGTGTCTCTGTCCAGAGCAGCACAGACGCACCGCCTGCGCAAGTCCAAGGGAAAAATGTCCAAGTGCCGGCAGTGTGACAACTACATCTACATGAGCGGGATTGAGTGTGAGGAGGTGAGCTCTGCATCCAGACTtcatctgcagcagcagcagcaggatgcACTGAAATCCAGTATGTGACTGCAGGGGaccctgatacctgctgcacagagtGGGAATCTACAGCGGGCATCAGAAAGTATTGAGTCAGAAGAATTCATATTGTGGTTCCCAGATTTGCATGCATTGCAGGATTGTCTGATTGGATGTCTAGTGTGCGTCTCTCCTAAGCGTGTCCTGTGCTTGGTCTCTGGCAGTGTAATCTGGCGTTCCACCGGAAGTGTCTGGAGCTGTGCGTGCAGGAGTGCGAGGACCGGAAGCTGGGGGCGCAGGGGGGGGTGTTCGGGGTGGAATTCGCTCTCGTCCCCCGCGGATTCCCAGAGGAGGTCCCCTTCATCGTGCGTCGCTGCACTGCTGAGATTGAGAGCCGAGCCCTGGGGGTGCAGGTCAGCAGACTGAACTCCTCGCTTTCCCTTTCCTACATAGTCCAGTGTCTTTTGCTGATAGTTTCATGTCAATTAAATGATCATTGTGGCAGGTGAATTCAGAGTTTCCTGTCTGAAACTTTTGCATCAAATTTAATTAATTCTGAGTGCTTCTTAATGcaatgaattttatttttttacatttcatttttttacactttttggtggtctgtgttaaggtgctttcactcTTGTTTTTTCTCGCAATACacctgctgtgcactagatggcgcaggcgtactgtacatatatattttgGCAGGCAACCTGAACTGTAAAgactagaaatactaaaagtaaataaataaatccaatgaCACATTTTTTGACTGGCAGTCTTCCTCAATGTCTCTGTGCCAGGGAGTGTATCGGGTTAGTGGTGCTAAGCCCAGGATACAGAAGCTGTGCCAATCCTTCGAGAGCCAGCGGGAGCAGGTGGAGCTATCGGaacactcgcctcatgacatcaCCGGCGTCCTCAAGCACTTCCTCAAAGAGGTACACCCTGCTGCATTCTGGGGAATGGAGTCCATGGAGTACACTACAATCACTGGAAGGCCAGGGCAGTAAACAAACAGAGAGGAAGGGGAGCCACAGGGATCAGTACCTTTGCTGTTTCTTTTCTACATCAATAATTAGCAAGCTTGTAGAAATCGCAGGTTTCAGAAAGCAGAAGGGAATGGccaacacatttttacatgatgGTGCCTTGGGATGTTGACATGAAAAGCCTTGTGCATATTGTagtttttgaatgtattttgttcttCGCTTGCTCCCCCTAGCTGCCGGAGCCGGTAGTGGTGTTTGACCTCTATGACGAGTTTATGGCCCTGGGGAAGGACATCCAACGTGTGAGTGATGGGCATGACTCCCCAGAGGCTGCTGGGATACTGGACCTGAGCGCACGAGACCTGCTGGGCAAACTGCCGGCATCCAACtacaacacactgagacacatcattgcacatctctacaggtactgagctcttcacactgagacacatcattgcacatctctacaggtactgagctcttcacactgagacacatctctacagggactgagctcttcacactgagacacatcatTGCACATCTTCACagggactgagctcttcacactgagacacctctctacagggactgagctcttcacactgagacacatctctgcagggactgagctcttcacactgagacacatcattgcacatctctacagggactgagctcttcacactgagacacatctcTGCAGGGACTGAactcttcacactgagacacatcattgcacatctctacagggactgagctcttcacactgagacacatctctacagggactgagctcttcacactgagacacatcattgcacatctctacagggactgagctcttcacactgagacacatctctacagggactgagctcttcacactgagacacatcatTGCACATCTTCACagggactgagctcttcacactgagacacctctctacagggactgagctcttcacactgagacacatctcTGCAGGGACTGAactcttcacactgagacacatcattgcacatctctacagggactgagctcttcacactgagacacatctctacagggactgaactcttcacactgagacacatcattgcacatctctacagggactgagctcttcacactgagacacatctctgcagggactgagctcttcacactgagacacatcattgcacatctctacagggactgagctcttcacactgagacacatctctacagggactgagctcttcacactgagacacatctctgcagggactgagctcttcacactgagacacatcattgcacatctctacagggactgagctcttcacactgagacacatctctgcagggactgagctcttcacactgagacacatcattgcacatctctacagggactgagctcttcacactgagacacctctctacagggactgagctcttcacactgagacacatctctgcagggactgagctcttcacactgagacacatcatCGCACATCTCTACagggactgagctcttcacactgagacacatctctgcagggactgagctcttcacactgagacacatcatCGCACATCTCTACAGGGACCgagctcttcacactgagacacatctctgcagggactgagctcttcacactgagacacatcattgcacatctctacagggactgagctcttcacactgagacacctctctacagggactgagctcttcacactgagacacatctctgcagggactgagctcttcacactgagacacatcattgcacatctctacagggactgagctcttcacactgagacacctctctacagggactgagctcttcacactgagacacatctctgcagggactgagctcttcacactgagacacatcatTGCACATCTTCACagggactgagctcttcacactgagacacctctctacagggactgagctcttcacactgagacacatctctacagggactgagctcttcacactgagacacctctctacagggactgagctcttcacactgagacacatctcTGCAGGGACTGAactcttcacactgagacacatcatTGCACATCTCTGCAGCGACTGAGCTAACATACATTCAAATAGTATTTTATGTCCTCCTTGCTGCTGTATTTAAgttgtgtttgcaatcattctcagtggttctgggttctgttgctccactaTTGAGCTCTTACCATTTTTTGCTCCGAAGCCTTTACCTGGCtgtgagctgctttgagcttctcTGAAGAATCCTAGTGGAGCTCAAAGCAAGTTCCAAACCAGGTAACGGCGGAAATGAGAATACcgcaatattggagcaacagagccTAGAACCTACAGCTCTAGACAAAAGTTCagcatcacctagaatcttaGAATGCagacataatttaaaacatacatatatatgaacatttatttaacatcatgcaatcaaagaaactgcaaaataatatCGCAGaagtgtaccggaagccataatagtaatacagtatttcatgctagatttcaaaatgtcacattaagCATGTggcaaactacaaagcggtatgcaattcaatatgttaacgtaacgttatccagcaggtttcattcgactttatgaagcaaaattatatAGAGATacagagggtgatgcaaaacttttggcaggAGCTGTAGAGGAGTCACTTCAGCGCCTCTCCTCTcattcccccccccacccccagggtCTCTGAGCAGTTCGAGGAGAACAAAATGTCCCCCAGTAATCTGGGCATCATCTTCGGGCCCACCCTGCTTCGCCCCCTGGTGGCGGGAGAGGTGTCCATGATGGCTCTGCTGGACTCTGGATACCAGGCCCTGCTGGTGGAGTTCCTGATCTCTCACTACGAGAGCGTGTTCGGGCTGGACGAGCTGCCCCGCTCCTCCCCGGTGCTGGCAGGGGGAGAGGGGGCGAGGGACAGGCAGGCACAGCGCCCGCGCTCCTTAGAGGTACCGCACTGCAGATTCCAGAGCACCGCTGTGCTTTCACTGTCTGTGACACTGTAACTATTCTCTCAGTAAAGTTCCATTCCAGGTGGCTTCTAGTAGATATTGACCATACCACTGCCACATTGTTACAGCGTTGATTGTGTCACCAGGGAGGCTTTTGTTTTTGGAACCCATATTATTTGAGATATGTTTCTAATGTATGCCTAATGAAGGTGTGGGTCTAAAAATCGCACTGGTTTTGATCTCATTGGAAAACTATAATCTGGTGAGATGTCTCCAGGTGAATTTTCAGCGATACGCTTCAGAAAACAGCGATGGCAGGAAGCATAGCCCTTATAGATGCTGAACACACATTGCAATTCATTTTTTCGTATTTGTAACTATTGGAATTTGACAACGCTGTTTCTGAAACGGAAGATCCTGTAGAAGGCATTATCAACTCAGGTTTCTGATTTCCCTTTTGAAATATCTGTTTTTATGAGTGTCAGTTATTCTGCTCAGTTAGTAACTAACAGGTTGTACAGTTTTTATAGCTGTATGAAACCCCTGAGACTCATTTCATAGTGAATTGCACAGCCATTTTATTCAGCAACAGACTATCTCTCCCTTTGATTCAGAATTTCAGTTTCTAACACGCGTCGCTTGATAACCTATCAACTAAAAACCATACCTTCCAAATGAGAACGAGAGCCATGTCATAAAACGCTGTCTGGCTCCCCAGATTTACttttacactaaaaacaaaaatcgcCCTTGATTTGTGAGCCCGGGACAGGCTCCTCGTCTTAGATCACTATCATACCTGAGAGCCAGGATTCAGCTGTCCTGTTCCTATCCCAGTTTAAGGAAAGCGTCCTTCCTTTacactctgtgtctctcttggtTTCAACAGAGCCTCCCGATGAAGCGAGACTCGAGCGAGGGCTATATATCCGACAAGTCGTCTTCCAATGAGGCGGTCGATCAGCTCAGCCCAGACACCAATGAGAGAGCAGGTAGGAGGGGGGGAAGAGGGCTGGCAGCCAATAGGGAGGCGAGAGGAGGGTCTTAGGGAGGGTTTTCGGATATGGAATAGATAGTTTGAAACGAGTGTAGGCTGTGATTTAACTGCCTCTCTGTGCCCATCTCTTACCTGTCTCCTCATCTGTGCTGCACCTGGTGTTCTATATAAAACGCATTGTTACTGCCCAAATACTTCTCAGAAAATGACCTTGCAGGTATTCAGCAATCttctagcattattattattattattattattattattattattattattattttaaccacCAACATTTGTCTCCTGCTTCTGTAAATATTAATGACagtatgtgtgttttaatttaaagcAAACTccttcaaatcaaataaaaataaaattaaccccccccccccccgaaactaAAAGTGTTGTGGAGCCCTTAAACTTTTTGGTaccaacaatcttttttttttttacagtcctcACATTCCATTATTGATTTCATCAAAGAGAAAACGCTTGCAGTGATAACATTGAGATTACGGATCGAGAATCGGAAGCTAGTAGCAGCTGCAGAGGTTTTCACAACCTTCTCCTCAGTTTCAGAAACGGCGATGTCAAATCCCAGTCGCTTACAAATCAGTAGATAAGAAATATTGTCAGAAAGCAGgtttctaaaatgtgtttcataATTTCTAGAAAGGTTACAGCTGCTGGCTTGTGAAACAGACTGCTGAAAAAGACATACAGATCAGTCACTGCAGGTCCCTTCTAGGGGTTGCTTGGTCCTTATGTCAAAGTCAACTACTTTGCCTTATCCAATTAAGCACTAAATCGTGCCAAGTTTAGAAAGAAGAAAGACATTTCGACGAGCTCAAAGGCTTGGCTTCTGACCTACTGAATTTCTTTTCTTATTTCTGAATTGACCTCCTGCATGCACATTCTCACTGTGTGGGGATCCTGAGATACACAGCTTTTCTGATTGCACACAACAACTGCTACTTATGAGTCATCAACCACACAAGAAGGAATACCTTCCTGACATCCTCTTAAACTACGGGCTGTATCAATAACAGTTCAGTCGTTCATAAGGGCTTGCGAAGATGTCTTCATCAAATCAACTAGTCTCCCTATTCTCCGTTTTAATTAAAGAACTTGTTTCATTCCTTGTTAAAAcattcaaacttttttgtttttaaaatggtgcCACTTGAGGGCACTGTGGATCCAAAAGTGAATTTCACATCCAGAAAAACAACAAACGACACTGTGGGCAAAAAACTACAAACCCAGTAAAGGCTGCTGGAATTCTGTAACCTGGCATCTGGAGCCCTTACTTTGTGAAGGCATTCTCACCAGATGCAGTCTTGATGTAATCCAGTCTGAATTCATTGTCTTTGACTAACtgtgttcaaaatgcatgccagtccGAGTGTCATGAGAATGTCAAACAGAGGATTGGCCTGACACAAGTGACACGACAAACTAACAGAATGGAGACACACATTGATCTGTAACCCGTATGATCATTCTGTGGGCAGAGAAAGTCTTTAGGCTATGTTAGTATGTTACACTGGACGTATATAAGTGACCCGtcatcctccctctctctctctctctctctctctctctctctctctctctctctctctctctctctctctctctctctctctctctctctctctctctctctctctctcctctctctctctctctctctctctctcctctctcctctctctctctctctctctctctcctctctctctctctctctctctctctctctctctctctctctctctctctctctctctctctctctctctctcagttgtCGACTCAGCTATGACCCCAGCACTGGCTTCCACAGAGGGGGCAGACGTAGATTCAGTGTCAGCGGGAAGCACTCAGTCCAGGGGGCACTTCAGCCGTCAGCCCATCAAGTACCAGCGGCAGCCGGTGCCATCTAGAATCCTCCCGGTGATCCTGAAGGGCAGCCTGCCTCGGATCCCCTCGGAGCTGCAGAGCGAGGACAAGTCCTCCCTCGAGCGCAGGGCCAGGCcaggcagcaggagctccacccCAGAGCGCCCCAGGCTGGAGATCACACAGGAAACTGCCAGGCTTCTCTGCAAGGCCCATGGGGAAGGGTCCGGGATCAGACTTCTCCAGGACACAAGCTCTGAGGCCAGCAAGGAGGAGTGGAAGCCAGCAGGACACGACCAGGCTGAACGGCCCTGTGAGGAATCGCAGGTGGAAGGCCTTGCTATGTGTAATAACAACCAATCCAACAGTAACAGAGTGTGTGCTGGAGATGGGAACCCTGTGGAGCAGATCCTGTCTGGACTGAGGCTTCGACAGACTGACACAGCCGAGGGCAGGCAGCTCCATTTCATGTGATCAAAGAGTGGAAACTCGAGCACGCTTGGGTGTAAATGGGTCGTCCTGTTGAGCAAAATAAATACTGTTCTCTGTAGACTGGAACACTTCCTGTGAAACTTCTTCAGCCTTGAAGGAATTAGTCACTGATTATTGACAAAAGGTCCCTTCAGAATTATTTAAAGACTCAAACTCGATATGAACTGTGTTAGACTGTCGCAGACTTACTTAACCACAGTCTGGGCCAGAATACGTTCTGTACTTCACATTTTGTTTAAGAATCCAGACCCTTTTAGCTCTctggtttgttttctctgtgaaCTAAACTTCCACCCTTCCTTCTCCTGGCTGCAGCAGCCCGGGGCGATCGCATGAATGCCATTCGGAGGCTTTTGCTTCAACTCACTGCAGGTGTGTTTTGTACTGTGCTCTGATCTTACAAGAAACACCCCCTTAGTAAATGGAGATTTGGGAAACGACAGCATTAGCTGATTCAAAATTAGGGATACTCAGATATTTAGTTCACTAGAGGCCTGATAAATGATAAGTGACAATAGCCTTCCTACACCCAGTGTTCATTCCTGTATGAAATGTTACAGCACCCCGAAAATGCAACGAACTCCTCTGAATTCTGCTGTCTGTATGTTATTGTTTATAATATGTGTTTTTCCATGAAGAATAAAAATGACCTCTGAATGTAAATTGGAATCGGAGAACAAAGGAAGGGAAATATGTGGAGCTGAATTGGAATAAACATTCCCTGCACTTTGGGTTTCAGTGGGTTGTGGTCCTGTGTAAACACTGCATTAGTAGCGTGTGCTGTGTTTACAAACCTCTTCAACAAAGACATGACAAATCAGCAGACTGGCTTGATAACAAACTGCTGGAGTTTTAGATGCTTTTACACTCAGAGACACAAACATTTTATGGAGAGTGTTGGGTTGTGGAGATGTTGTTTATTTCTGCTCTAAACACTTTGAACAGATTTTTCAGATTGATACAGCCGTGTGCTTTATCATCTTTATATTGGAACTTTCATTGGTAACACATCACAGACCAGTCTCCTGTGGTGTTGTTCCAAGCATTACTTCTGTTCAACAACTAGTCTTAACTCATCAGGAGTTGGAGTTgcaggttagacatgattctcaGAGCTCTCTTGAGGCTACGGGCAGACTTTGAAAGGCACCGGGATACTTTTCATGGAAAGCCTTTGCTGCAGTGCCAGCACTTTTCCAATAATGTGCAAACATGATccccctgcagtgtttaataAAGAGacgcattactttacctttgctcgACCCGATACTGTCCTGTTCACAGAATGCTAATCATCTACAATACGGGAATCAAAATATCAGAACAGGCTGGATGAATATATATGCGACCGCAGACAGCAcggggatacagcaaaggtaaagtaatgcgcTTCCTGTAAAGAATGCATTTTGTTCTGGAACCTGCCCACGCGTTCATCAGCACTATATATTCCTGGTCATCATCAGTGTCTGTGTAGAAACCTGAAAGGAAATGAAAAAGGCATGTTCTGTAATCGGGTCCTATCATGCAGAGTTGATAAATCACCATGTGTAGTTTTGACAACTTACCAGACTCTAATAACCGTTCTACTTGCCTCGCCTGATGGCCGGTGTCCACTGTAACCCCAGGGcccttttctattattattattcattattatttgtttatttagcagacgcctttatccaaggcgacttacagagactcgggtgtgtgaactatgcatcagctgcagagtcatttacaattacgtctcacccgaaagacggagcacaaggaggttaagtgacttgctcagggtcacacaatgagtcagtggctgatgtgggatttgaaccggggacctcctcgttacaagcccttttctttaaccactggaccacacagcctcctattttccAAGCCTCCCT
This genomic window contains:
- the LOC131706640 gene encoding GEM-interacting protein-like isoform X2; its protein translation is MGDSEELNCGAGGKEKSKRYSEIFRDFDALEICIGNSVVDILLGDADTQSISTTASLETQDTDELPSDEGFCVEYRTDCEDKELSVITAQNADAALLRSEGGVETALLYAKLWCKYAKELLTWMERRLSLELDFAKNIIKTAETAKSSVAPQEFMPLQYIYTMALEHDVKSGNSAKETGDLMQHRCIQALHAKRNEIEKWRKEFKEQWSREQRRMSETVSCLKKARQQYVQRCEELEKARVSSARAEEETGAAGSGSKTLDKRRRTQDEAHCKVQEATAHYKACVTEANTRQQELSKVKERIVSHVRKLILQGDHVLKEVTVNMFHYQRLQMEPAPQGFLNLELTCRPCEPGETYLSFIQKRRLRDLPVERFTFQEALPQGKRSSSSGHQKVCSNQPSPVMDMSPLPDETCGRSSVGTRPGSGDAESLGGSFESPLSSPAHLGRKLWKTPSTGTMSSEDLEEKEAGSQYDGESGDNYGTLGSRLKKVSLSRAAQTHRLRKSKGKMSKCRQCDNYIYMSGIECEECNLAFHRKCLELCVQECEDRKLGAQGGVFGVEFALVPRGFPEEVPFIVRRCTAEIESRALGVQGVYRVSGAKPRIQKLCQSFESQREQVELSEHSPHDITGVLKHFLKELPEPVVVFDLYDEFMALGKDIQRVSDGHDSPEAAGILDLSARDLLGKLPASNYNTLRHIIAHLYRVSEQFEENKMSPSNLGIIFGPTLLRPLVAGEVSMMALLDSGYQALLVEFLISHYESVFGLDELPRSSPVLAGGEGARDRQAQRPRSLESLPMKRDSSEGYISDKSSSNEAVDQLSPDTNERAVVDSAMTPALASTEGADVDSVSAGSTQSRGHFSRQPIKYQRQPVPSRILPVILKGSLPRIPSELQSEDKSSLERRARPGSRSSTPERPRLEITQETARLLCKAHGEGSGIRLLQDTSSEASKEEWKPAGHDQAERPCEESQVEGLAMCNNNQSNSNRVCAGDGNPVEQILSGLRLRQTDTAEGRQLHFM